Proteins encoded by one window of Sphaerodactylus townsendi isolate TG3544 linkage group LG04, MPM_Stown_v2.3, whole genome shotgun sequence:
- the ATOH8 gene encoding transcription factor ATOH8: protein MGNQKAGANLWGEGQVADFSLKEVESAAGPEPVSPSLSECPPGAQTRCCPVNAVGLGEAPGDSSSPSFLGGEGEPPHRLCAKPPSRGVLRASPSQPAGREERLLGVRPPPRTTRAGGRGGRGEEGLGRPAVGGRASCAWPAAPSRARSSRPARCLSPSLPALLPGLVRSLPSVGARWGAGGAWSGAAPGRAAGASDDRARRPLPSLPGGMKSPSLLLRGQPEEAAAAAAASWQRLCLHQLRGGGGVVGKLPRHSCPEEPPRRSLRACGRLRRAEPKERAHVVVVGGGGGPRAGTPATEGQGRKAASAAGVAGMAAEEEEEEGQVFAGVYPPPGPPRHEACPSPRKRLVEPGGGGGAEGRALQQTRRLLANARERTRVHTISAAFEALRKQVPCYSYGQKLSKLAILRIACNYILSLARLADLDYSADHSNLSFSECVEQCTRTLQAEGRSKKRKE, encoded by the exons ATGGGGAACCAGAAGGCAGGTGCCaacttgtggggggaggggcaggtagCAGACTTCTCACTTAAGGAGGTGGAGAGCGCTGCTGGGCCAGAGCcagtctccccctccctctcc GAATGCCCTCCGGGCGCCCAGACCCGCTGCTGCCCTGTCAATGCAGTTGGTCTCGGGGAAGCCCCGGGTGACTCCTCTTCCCCGTCATTCCTGGGGGGCGAAGGAGAGCCCCCCCACCGCCTCTGTGCTAAGCCGCCAAGCCGGGGTGTTCTGCGGGCTTCCCCGTCCCAGCCGGCCGGGAGAGAGGAGCGCCTCCTGGGggtccgccccccgccccgcaccacgcgggcgggcgggcgtggGGGCCGTGGGGAGGAGGGGCTTGGCAGGCCAGCTGTCGGGGGCCGCGCTTCCTGTGCCTGGCCCGCGGCTCCCTCCCGGGCGCGTTCCAGCCGGCCTGCCcgctgcctctctccctccctccccgccttgCTCCCGGGGCTCGTCCGGTCGCTGCCGTCTGTGGGAGCCAGATGGGGCGCGGGCGGCGCCTGGTCGGGCGCGGCTCCCGGCAGGGCGGCGGGGGCTTCAGATGACCGCGCGCGGCGGCCGCTGCCTTCCCTACCCGGCGGCATGAAGAGCCCGTCGCTGCTGCTGCGGGGCCAgccggaggaggcggcggcggcggcggcagcgagTTGGCAGCGTCTCTGCCTTCACCAGCTGCGCGGCGGCGGAGGGGTGGTGGGGAAGCTGCCGCGGCACAGCTGCCCAGAGGAGCCCCCCCGACGATCCCTCCGCGCCTGCGGCCGCCTGCGCCGCGCCGAGCCTAAGGAGCGGGCGCACGTGGTGGTagtgggcggcggcggggggccaCGGGCCGGGACCCCCGCGACAGAGGGCCAGGGCAGGAAGGCGGCGAGCGCGGCGGGGGTGGCCGGGATGgcggcagaagaggaggaggaggagggccaggtCTTCGCGGGCGTCTACCCGCCGCCGGGGCCCCCCCGCCACGAGGCCTGCCCGTCGCCCCGGAAGCGCCTGGTGGAGCCCGGCGGAGGCGGCGGCGCGGAGGGGAGAGCCCTGCAGCAGACGCGGCGCCTCCTGGCCAACGCCCGCGAGAGGACCCGCGTGCACACGATCTCCGCCGCCTTCGAGGCGCTCCGGAAGCAG GTTCCCTGTTATTCTTATGGGCAGAAGTTGTCCAAGCTGGCCATCCTGAGGATAGCGTGTAACTACATCCTCTCCTTGGCTAGACTGGCTGACCTGGATTACAGCGCTGACCACAGTAACCTGAGCTTCTCAGAATGTGTGGAGCAATGCACCAGAACCTTGCAGGCAGAAGGCAGGTCTAAAAAAAGAAAG